A single window of Helicobacter pylori DNA harbors:
- a CDS encoding RidA family protein, translated as MKEVIHSTLAPKAIGPYSQAIATNDLVFVSGQLGIDATTGEFKGTDIHSQTTQSMENIKAILKEAGLGMDSVVKTTILLKNLDDFAVVNEIYGSYFKEPYPARATFQVAKLPKDALVEIEAIAIK; from the coding sequence ATGAAAGAAGTCATCCATTCAACGCTAGCCCCAAAAGCGATAGGCCCTTACTCTCAAGCTATCGCTACTAACGATCTTGTTTTTGTCTCTGGGCAATTGGGTATTGATGCAACTACCGGCGAATTTAAAGGCACGGATATTCATTCTCAAACCACGCAATCCATGGAAAATATCAAAGCGATTTTAAAAGAAGCAGGGTTAGGGATGGATAGCGTGGTTAAAACGACTATTTTATTGAAAAATTTAGACGATTTTGCGGTGGTGAATGAAATTTATGGGAGTTATTTTAAAGAGCCTTATCCAGCCAGAGCGACCTTTCAAGTGGCCAAACTGCCTAAAGACGCTTTAGTAGAAATTGAAGCGATAGCCATTAAGTAA
- the rlmH gene encoding 23S rRNA (pseudouridine(1915)-N(3))-methyltransferase RlmH, whose product MRCVVYSIAKSSPLELVKIYQKQCKRFDCELELVDLFPKNTANAQKISKELAQKSYSLAFEPYLNPKAKNIALHPKAQRGDSFAFSKMLENHLNINFFIAGAYGFEEKFLRDCQAWSLSEMTFSHEVAKIVLCEQIYRALSIIFKHPYHK is encoded by the coding sequence ATGCGTTGCGTGGTGTATTCTATCGCTAAAAGTTCGCCTTTAGAGTTAGTGAAAATCTATCAAAAGCAATGCAAGCGATTTGATTGCGAGTTGGAATTAGTGGATTTATTCCCTAAAAATACCGCCAACGCTCAAAAAATTTCTAAAGAACTCGCTCAAAAAAGCTACTCTCTAGCCTTTGAGCCGTATTTAAACCCTAAGGCAAAAAATATCGCCTTACACCCTAAAGCTCAAAGGGGCGATAGCTTTGCGTTTAGTAAAATGTTAGAAAATCATCTTAATATTAATTTTTTTATCGCTGGAGCGTATGGGTTTGAAGAAAAGTTTTTAAGGGATTGTCAAGCTTGGAGTTTGAGCGAGATGACTTTCAGCCATGAAGTGGCTAAAATTGTCTTATGCGAGCAAATCTATAGGGCTTTAAGCATTATTTTTAAGCATCCATACCATAAATAG
- a CDS encoding alanine/glycine:cation symporter family protein, which produces METIDSVVRLLSNLVWGIPMQILLVGTGLFLTFYLRGLQFSKIFYAIKILFDKESQSKGDISQFSALMLSLGATVGIGSIVGVATAISIAGPGAVFWMWVTGLVGMATKYSEGILAVKYREKGAFGYNGGPMYYIKNGLNMPKLAMAFAIFTIIASIGTGNMTQSNAVSSILSEQANLPNWVSGLLLTILTAFIVIGGIKSIGKFTSYLAPVMVLLYLIAIIYIIVSHFDLALQAIKLIFEEAFNPKPVVGGAAGALMATMIKTGVARGLYSNEAGLGSSAIIAASAQTRHPVRQALVSMLQTFIVTLVVCSATASVILMAPEYNTLLPNGEKLSTNLLTLKSTEYFLGSLGAVVIFLTMIFFAYSTIIGWAYYGEKCTEYAFGEKKVKYYRLIFLASVMVGAMAKIDFVWNLADLSNGLMAIPNLIALILLHKVVYSETRWYFSKHSNK; this is translated from the coding sequence ATGGAAACGATTGATTCGGTGGTGCGTTTGTTATCTAATTTGGTGTGGGGGATTCCCATGCAAATTTTATTAGTAGGCACCGGCTTGTTTTTGACCTTTTATCTTAGGGGTTTGCAATTCAGTAAGATCTTTTATGCGATCAAAATCCTTTTTGACAAAGAGTCCCAATCTAAGGGCGACATTTCGCAATTTTCCGCTCTCATGCTCTCTTTGGGGGCGACTGTAGGCATTGGGAGTATCGTAGGCGTAGCGACTGCTATCAGCATTGCAGGGCCAGGAGCGGTGTTTTGGATGTGGGTTACCGGGCTTGTTGGCATGGCGACTAAATATTCTGAGGGGATTTTAGCGGTGAAATACAGGGAAAAAGGGGCGTTTGGATACAACGGAGGGCCTATGTATTACATCAAAAACGGCCTTAACATGCCCAAACTCGCCATGGCGTTTGCGATTTTTACGATTATTGCAAGCATTGGCACCGGTAACATGACGCAATCTAATGCGGTTTCTTCCATTTTGAGCGAACAAGCGAACTTGCCTAATTGGGTTTCAGGCTTATTGCTCACGATTTTAACCGCTTTCATTGTCATTGGGGGGATCAAATCCATTGGTAAATTCACTTCTTACTTGGCTCCTGTTATGGTGCTTTTATATTTGATCGCTATTATTTATATTATTGTCAGCCATTTTGATTTAGCCCTTCAAGCGATCAAACTCATTTTTGAAGAAGCCTTTAACCCTAAACCCGTTGTGGGCGGAGCGGCAGGTGCGTTGATGGCAACAATGATAAAAACGGGCGTGGCTAGGGGGTTGTATTCTAATGAAGCGGGGTTGGGGAGCTCAGCCATTATTGCTGCAAGCGCTCAAACGCGCCACCCGGTGCGTCAAGCCTTAGTGTCCATGCTCCAAACTTTCATTGTAACCTTAGTGGTGTGTTCGGCAACAGCGAGCGTGATTTTAATGGCGCCAGAATACAACACCTTGCTCCCTAATGGGGAAAAATTAAGCACTAATTTGCTCACTCTAAAAAGCACGGAGTATTTTTTAGGATCATTGGGGGCAGTGGTGATTTTTTTGACCATGATCTTTTTTGCCTACTCTACGATTATTGGTTGGGCTTATTATGGGGAAAAATGCACTGAATACGCCTTTGGTGAAAAAAAAGTGAAATATTACCGCTTGATCTTTTTAGCGAGTGTGATGGTGGGGGCTATGGCCAAAATTGATTTTGTGTGGAATTTAGCGGATCTTTCTAACGGGCTTATGGCTATCCCCAATTTGATCGCTTTGATTTTATTGCATAAAGTGGTTTATTCTGAAACTCGTTGGTATTTTAGCAAGCATTCTAACAAGTAA
- a CDS encoding NAD(P)/FAD-dependent oxidoreductase, whose protein sequence is MKKEVVVIGGGIVGLSCAYSMHKLGHKVCVIEKSDGANGTSFGNAGLISAFKKAPLSCPGVVLDTLKLMLKNQAPLKFHFGLNLKLYQWILKFMTSANAKSTHRTMALFERYGWLSVDMYHQMLKDGMDFWYKEDGLLMIYTLEESFEKKLKTCDDSGAYKILSAKETKEYMPIVNDNICGSVLLTENAHVDPGEVMRSLQEYLQNAGVEFLYNEEVVDFEFKNNLIEGVITHKEKIQAETIILATGANPTLIKKTKNDFLMMGAKGYSITFKMPEELKPKTSSLFADIFMAMTPRRDTVRITSKLELNTNNALIDKEQIANMKKNLAAFTQPFEMKDAIEWCGFRPLTPNDIPYLGYDKRYKNLIHATGLGWLGITFGPAIGKIIANLSQDGANEKNADIMLFSAFFRD, encoded by the coding sequence ATGAAAAAAGAAGTCGTGGTCATAGGCGGTGGGATTGTAGGGCTTTCTTGTGCGTATTCTATGCACAAGTTAGGGCATAAGGTTTGCGTGATTGAAAAAAGCGATGGCGCAAACGGCACTTCTTTTGGGAATGCTGGGCTCATTTCTGCGTTTAAAAAAGCCCCTCTCTCATGCCCAGGTGTGGTGTTAGACACCCTAAAGCTCATGCTCAAAAACCAAGCCCCTTTAAAATTCCATTTTGGTCTTAATTTAAAGCTCTATCAATGGATTTTAAAGTTTATGACAAGCGCGAACGCCAAATCCACGCACCGCACCATGGCGTTGTTTGAACGCTACGGGTGGCTGAGTGTTGATATGTATCATCAAATGCTAAAAGACGGCATGGATTTTTGGTATAAGGAAGATGGGCTTTTAATGATCTACACTTTAGAAGAAAGCTTTGAAAAAAAGCTTAAAACTTGCGATGATAGCGGCGCTTATAAAATCCTTAGCGCAAAAGAAACCAAAGAATACATGCCTATTGTTAATGACAATATCTGCGGGAGCGTGCTTTTAACCGAAAACGCGCATGTGGATCCGGGCGAAGTGATGCGCTCTTTGCAAGAATATTTACAAAATGCGGGCGTGGAGTTCCTTTATAATGAAGAAGTGGTTGATTTTGAGTTTAAAAACAACCTTATTGAGGGCGTTATCACGCACAAGGAAAAAATCCAAGCAGAAACAATCATTCTAGCCACCGGGGCTAACCCCACTCTCATTAAAAAAACCAAGAACGATTTTTTAATGATGGGGGCTAAAGGTTATAGCATCACCTTTAAAATGCCTGAAGAATTAAAACCCAAAACTTCCTCCTTATTTGCGGATATTTTCATGGCGATGACCCCACGAAGAGACACCGTTAGAATCACTTCTAAATTAGAATTAAACACCAACAACGCTCTCATTGATAAAGAGCAAATCGCTAACATGAAAAAGAATTTAGCCGCTTTCACGCAGCCTTTTGAAATGAAAGACGCCATAGAGTGGTGCGGTTTCAGGCCCTTAACCCCTAATGATATTCCTTATTTGGGCTATGACAAACGCTATAAAAACTTAATCCATGCGACAGGACTAGGGTGGCTTGGCATCACTTTTGGCCCGGCCATTGGTAAAATCATCGCCAATTTAAGCCAAGACGGAGCGAATGAAAAAAATGCCGATATTATGCTTTTTTCTGCATTTTTTAGGGATTAA
- the rdxA gene encoding oxygen-insensitive NAD(P)H-dependent oxidoreductase RdxA, translating into MKFLDQEKRRQLLNERHSCKMFDSHYEFSSTELEEIAEIARLSPSSYNTQPWHFVIVTNKDLKKQIAAHSYFNEEMIKSASALMVVCSLRPSELLPHGHYMQNLYPESYKVRVIPSFSQMLGVRFNHSMQKLESYILEQCYIAVGQICMGVSLMGLDSCIIGGFDPLKVGEVLEERINKPKIACLIALGKRVAEASQKSRKSKVDAITWL; encoded by the coding sequence ATGAAATTTTTGGATCAAGAAAAAAGAAGACAATTATTAAACGAACGCCATTCTTGCAAGATGTTTGATAGCCATTATGAGTTTTCTAGCACAGAGTTAGAAGAAATCGCTGAAATCGCCAGGCTATCGCCAAGCTCTTACAACACGCAGCCATGGCATTTTGTGATAGTTACTAATAAGGATTTAAAAAAACAAATTGCAGCACACAGCTACTTTAATGAAGAAATGATTAAAAGCGCTTCAGCGTTAATGGTGGTATGCTCTTTAAGACCTAGCGAGTTGTTACCACACGGCCATTACATGCAAAATCTCTATCCGGAGTCTTATAAGGTTAGAGTGATCCCGTCTTTTTCTCAAATGCTTGGCGTGAGATTCAACCACAGCATGCAAAAATTAGAAAGCTATATTTTAGAGCAATGCTATATCGCTGTGGGGCAAATTTGCATGGGCGTGAGCTTAATGGGATTGGATAGTTGCATTATTGGAGGCTTTGATCCTTTAAAAGTGGGCGAAGTTTTAGAAGAGCGTATCAATAAGCCTAAAATCGCATGCTTGATCGCTTTGGGTAAGAGGGTGGCAGAAGCGAGCCAAAAATCAAGAAAATCAAAAGTTGATGCGATTACTTGGTTGTGA
- the accD gene encoding acetyl-CoA carboxylase, carboxyltransferase subunit beta produces the protein MGFADFFKNFKINKLRTAPSKEEQPSHWVKCPKCYALMYHKEVFGKYSVCLKCHYHFRMNATERIEFLCDVGSFEEFDKHLRPNDPLNFVDKESYKQRIKKYEKRTNRPSSVISGEAKINRMPLQIVVFDFSFMGGSLGSVEGEKIVRAINRAVAKKEALLIVSASGGARMQESTYSLMQMAKTSAALNRLSEAKLPFISLLSDPTYGGVSASFAFLGDLIIAEPGAMIGFAGPRVIKQTIGADLPEGFQTAEFLLEHGLIDMIVHRKDLKKTLSDLIAMMMHKTSKIF, from the coding sequence ATGGGATTTGCAGATTTCTTTAAAAATTTTAAGATCAATAAATTGCGGACAGCACCAAGTAAGGAAGAACAGCCAAGCCATTGGGTGAAATGCCCTAAATGTTATGCGTTAATGTATCATAAAGAAGTGTTTGGTAAATACAGTGTGTGTTTGAAATGCCATTACCATTTCCGCATGAACGCGACTGAAAGGATTGAATTTTTATGCGATGTGGGGAGTTTTGAAGAGTTTGACAAGCACTTACGGCCTAATGATCCTTTAAATTTCGTGGATAAAGAGAGCTATAAACAACGCATTAAAAAATACGAAAAAAGGACTAACCGCCCAAGCTCCGTGATCAGCGGTGAGGCTAAAATCAACCGCATGCCTTTGCAGATCGTGGTGTTTGATTTCAGCTTTATGGGGGGGAGTTTAGGCTCTGTGGAAGGCGAAAAGATCGTAAGAGCGATCAATCGCGCGGTCGCCAAAAAAGAAGCGTTATTGATCGTTTCAGCGAGTGGGGGGGCTAGGATGCAAGAATCCACTTATTCGCTCATGCAAATGGCTAAAACGAGCGCGGCCTTGAACCGATTGAGTGAGGCTAAACTCCCTTTCATTTCGCTCTTAAGCGATCCCACTTATGGGGGCGTTAGCGCGTCTTTTGCTTTTTTAGGGGATCTCATCATCGCAGAGCCTGGAGCGATGATAGGTTTTGCAGGGCCTAGGGTGATTAAGCAAACTATAGGGGCGGATTTGCCTGAGGGCTTTCAAACAGCGGAATTTTTATTAGAGCATGGCTTGATTGATATGATTGTGCATAGGAAGGATTTGAAAAAAACTTTGAGCGATCTCATCGCTATGATGATGCATAAGACTTCAAAGATTTTTTAA
- a CDS encoding Na+/H+ antiporter NhaC family protein gives MGLSALSLIVPLSVILMVVFTKRVALSLFVGILVSAVLMHSLHLSYIVEYAYIKITSVFYTYESEKGLDFSLSNLYVFGFLIFLGVLSQVILKSGSVQNFVKKAKKYSKNAKTPEFIAFFSGIIIFVDDYFNALTVGQISKSLNDAHNSTRERLAYIIDSTSAPVCLLVPISSWGAYIMGIMNNDSSPLLKDSFSVLVQSLSSNYYAIFALIAVFLTILWQINLPSMRKYQNIGVKDFYSEQEESSPKLAPLSLLPLSILLLIVSISSLIFYTGVILKNTDASFSLFYGGLFSLIVTYLLAYRFLEKGSFFKLIVEGFKSVGPAILVLTLAWAIGPVIRDDAQTGLYLAHISKGFLNSGGGAYMPLIFFLISGFIAFSTGTSWGAFAIMLPIGAGMANESDIILIVSAILSGAVYGDHTSPISDTTILSAAGAGCSVQSHFITQLPYATIAMLCSAVSLGVASFMHSRSLALLIGVVLLVGVFYLLKKFYGENLKT, from the coding sequence GTGGGATTGTCAGCGTTAAGCCTTATTGTTCCTCTTAGCGTTATTTTAATGGTGGTTTTTACTAAAAGAGTCGCGCTCTCGTTGTTTGTGGGCATTTTAGTGAGCGCTGTTTTAATGCATTCGTTACACCTTTCTTACATCGTAGAATATGCCTATATCAAAATCACTTCCGTTTTTTACACTTATGAGTCAGAAAAGGGGCTTGATTTCAGTCTTTCCAACCTCTATGTTTTTGGGTTTTTAATCTTTTTAGGCGTCTTAAGCCAAGTGATTTTAAAATCCGGTAGCGTGCAGAACTTTGTCAAAAAAGCCAAAAAATACTCTAAAAACGCCAAAACCCCCGAATTTATCGCCTTTTTTTCAGGCATTATTATTTTTGTAGATGATTATTTTAACGCCCTAACCGTGGGGCAAATCTCAAAATCTTTAAACGACGCTCATAACTCCACACGAGAGCGCCTAGCTTATATTATAGATTCCACTTCAGCGCCGGTGTGCTTATTAGTCCCCATTTCTAGCTGGGGGGCGTATATTATGGGGATCATGAATAACGACAGCTCGCCCTTATTAAAAGATAGTTTTTCGGTGCTTGTGCAAAGCTTGAGCAGTAATTATTATGCGATTTTTGCGCTCATTGCAGTCTTTCTCACCATTCTATGGCAAATCAACCTCCCTAGCATGAGAAAGTATCAAAACATAGGCGTGAAGGATTTTTATAGCGAACAAGAAGAAAGCTCTCCAAAACTAGCCCCCTTGAGTTTGTTACCCCTTTCTATTTTATTATTGATCGTGTCCATTTCATCATTGATTTTTTATACAGGAGTGATCTTAAAAAACACTGATGCGAGTTTTTCGCTCTTTTATGGGGGGCTGTTTTCGCTCATTGTTACCTATCTTCTAGCTTATAGGTTTTTAGAAAAAGGGAGTTTTTTTAAACTCATTGTTGAAGGCTTTAAGAGTGTGGGGCCAGCGATATTAGTCTTAACGCTCGCTTGGGCTATTGGGCCTGTGATCAGAGATGACGCTCAAACAGGGCTTTACTTGGCCCACATCAGCAAGGGATTTTTAAATAGTGGGGGAGGCGCGTATATGCCTTTAATCTTTTTTTTAATCTCTGGGTTTATCGCCTTTTCTACCGGCACAAGCTGGGGAGCGTTTGCGATCATGCTGCCCATTGGAGCGGGCATGGCTAATGAAAGCGATATTATTTTGATTGTTTCAGCGATCCTTTCAGGAGCGGTTTATGGCGATCACACAAGCCCCATTTCTGACACGACTATACTATCGGCTGCAGGGGCAGGGTGTTCGGTGCAAAGCCATTTTATCACGCAACTCCCTTATGCCACTATTGCGATGCTTTGTAGTGCGGTGAGTTTGGGGGTGGCAAGTTTTATGCATTCTCGCTCGCTCGCGCTTTTAATCGGTGTGGTTTTGCTTGTGGGGGTGTTTTATCTTTTAAAAAAATTTTATGGTGAAAATCTAAAAACTTGA
- the recO gene encoding recombination protein RecO, giving the protein MQGFLLQTQSIRDEDLIVRVLTKNQLKTLYRFYGKRHSVLNVGRKIDFEEENDDKFLPKLRNILHLGYIWEREMERLFFWQRFCTLLFKHLEGVHSLDSVYFDTLDDGANKLSKQHPLRVVLEMYATLLNFEGRLQSYNSCFLCDAKLENSVALAQGFILAHPSCLKAKSLDLEKIQAFFRTQSTIDLETEEVEELWRTLNLGF; this is encoded by the coding sequence ATGCAAGGGTTTCTTTTACAAACACAAAGCATAAGAGATGAAGATTTGATCGTACGCGTTTTAACCAAAAACCAGCTCAAAACCCTCTATCGTTTCTATGGCAAACGCCATAGCGTGCTGAATGTGGGGCGTAAAATTGATTTTGAAGAAGAAAACGATGATAAATTTTTACCCAAGTTAAGGAATATTTTGCATTTAGGCTATATTTGGGAAAGAGAAATGGAGCGCTTGTTTTTTTGGCAACGCTTTTGCACTCTTTTATTCAAACATTTAGAGGGCGTGCATTCTTTGGATAGTGTCTATTTTGACACTTTAGATGATGGGGCTAACAAACTCTCCAAACAGCACCCCTTAAGAGTGGTTTTAGAAATGTATGCAACGCTTTTGAATTTTGAAGGGCGCTTGCAAAGTTACAATTCTTGTTTTTTATGCGATGCAAAATTAGAAAATTCTGTCGCTCTAGCGCAAGGGTTTATTCTAGCGCACCCCTCTTGTTTGAAAGCTAAAAGCCTGGATTTAGAAAAAATCCAAGCTTTTTTCCGCACTCAAAGCACGATTGATTTAGAAACAGAAGAAGTGGAAGAATTATGGCGCACGCTGAATTTAGGGTTTTGA
- a CDS encoding LapA family protein, which yields MRFYIIFTFLFIVGFGVFVYSIDPQAYAFNLGSYSFNLPIAVWLMGVLGMFAFFSWVFLFKHNLSHKIRLYHEKKDFDKLLKQILSQDTQKTFLKTKFKSDLAKNLSQILARYDLKADLNTPNSGCEKVDNLFKHYHNIENNTLEPKDHAKHSLAYEHAYFSKRLKAFIHNDLKNAFEVLTNAQIPLELRRYAFIEIAQKGSKKEVLKALNAMQENLDKECVKSFLKAFFEKSLNTDTLKISELCKKVGYDKDDYLKLAQKAQKFLVPDQWFQFFEILSQEDDKAQKAFLFVLLELEMNDLAKEHLAVLSFEEYMLLNAYMDLKQEHKKAYKLEAFL from the coding sequence ATGCGTTTTTACATTATCTTTACATTTTTGTTCATTGTGGGTTTTGGCGTGTTTGTTTATAGTATTGATCCACAAGCTTACGCCTTCAATTTAGGGAGTTACAGCTTTAATCTTCCCATTGCCGTATGGCTTATGGGCGTTTTGGGCATGTTCGCTTTTTTTTCATGGGTTTTTTTATTCAAGCACAATCTCAGCCATAAAATCCGCTTATACCATGAAAAAAAGGATTTTGACAAATTGCTCAAACAAATCCTGTCCCAAGACACCCAAAAGACTTTTTTAAAAACGAAATTTAAAAGCGATCTCGCTAAAAACCTTTCTCAAATCTTAGCCCGCTATGATTTAAAAGCTGATTTAAACACGCCAAATAGCGGGTGCGAAAAAGTGGATAACCTTTTTAAACATTACCACAATATAGAAAACAACACCCTTGAGCCTAAAGATCACGCTAAGCATTCGTTGGCTTATGAGCATGCTTATTTTTCTAAACGCTTGAAGGCTTTCATTCATAACGATTTAAAAAACGCCTTTGAAGTTTTAACAAACGCACAAATCCCTTTGGAATTACGCCGCTACGCTTTTATAGAAATCGCCCAAAAAGGCAGCAAAAAAGAGGTTTTAAAGGCTTTGAATGCGATGCAAGAGAACTTGGATAAAGAGTGCGTGAAGTCTTTTTTAAAAGCCTTTTTTGAAAAATCCTTAAACACAGACACTTTAAAAATTTCAGAGCTTTGCAAAAAGGTGGGTTATGATAAAGACGATTATTTAAAGCTCGCGCAAAAAGCACAAAAATTTCTCGTCCCTGATCAATGGTTCCAATTTTTTGAGATTTTAAGCCAAGAAGACGATAAGGCGCAAAAAGCCTTTTTATTCGTGTTGTTAGAATTAGAAATGAACGATCTCGCTAAGGAGCATCTAGCGGTTTTATCCTTTGAAGAATACATGCTTTTAAACGCTTACATGGATTTGAAACAAGAGCATAAAAAAGCTTATAAATTAGAAGCGTTTTTGTAG
- a CDS encoding nicotinamide-nucleotide amidohydrolase family protein, which translates to MKFKFLNMDNESGFILIEKELKRLKITAQVKEDGIELKGENIKQARIYLQTLFNSNIVELDDNKKSANALIERLKSLGLKIAVAESCSGGLLSHAFTSISGASAVFMGGVVCYSEEIKRELLKVNATTLKVFGVYSEECVKEMLLGVFFNFKVDLALAISGVAGPNGGSKANPVGTIYIGAQRLGSQALIDRCFFEGNRESIQNKSVEHALNMLARML; encoded by the coding sequence ATGAAATTTAAATTTTTGAATATGGATAATGAGAGCGGTTTTATTTTGATTGAAAAGGAATTGAAACGATTGAAAATCACCGCTCAAGTCAAAGAAGATGGCATTGAATTAAAAGGCGAGAATATCAAACAAGCGAGAATTTATCTTCAAACGCTTTTTAACTCCAATATTGTGGAATTAGACGACAACAAAAAAAGCGCAAACGCTTTAATAGAGCGCTTGAAATCTTTAGGTTTAAAAATTGCGGTGGCTGAAAGCTGCTCTGGGGGGTTATTATCGCATGCATTCACTTCCATTAGCGGGGCTTCAGCGGTTTTTATGGGGGGTGTTGTGTGTTATAGTGAAGAGATCAAGCGCGAATTATTGAAAGTCAATGCCACGACTTTAAAAGTCTTTGGGGTTTATAGCGAAGAATGCGTGAAAGAAATGCTATTAGGCGTGTTTTTCAATTTTAAAGTGGATTTAGCGTTGGCGATCAGTGGGGTGGCTGGCCCTAATGGGGGGAGCAAGGCTAATCCTGTAGGCACGATTTATATTGGTGCACAAAGATTAGGATCTCAAGCTTTAATCGATCGCTGTTTTTTTGAAGGGAACAGAGAAAGCATTCAAAATAAAAGCGTAGAGCATGCCCTAAACATGCTCGCTAGAATGCTATAA
- the alr gene encoding alanine racemase, translating into MLKRASFVEVDTASLRHNFSAVKSVVPKDACVMAVVKANAYGAGAIKASEIFLQEGANYLGVATLDEALELRSHFPKTPILILGYSPNSNASMLIDNDLSAMVFSLEQAEVFSQMALKSQKRLKIHLKIDTGMHRLGLEPNFKSIEIIKKIRALKGLEIEGIFTHLSNADAKIKTHAKNQMKAFNAFLEQLLDQKIEFQYRHAYNSAGILSLCNGNENRLLNLYRPGIMLYGFYPSNGMKESSQTILKNVISLKARIVQIRSVKKGEFIGYGEHFYTNEETLVGVLALGYADGLARALGNRIQVAINNQSVPLIGKVCMDQCFVKLNNIQAKEGDEVILFGDKSAKANDASEIAALLNTIPYETISTLSKRLERVYI; encoded by the coding sequence ATGTTAAAAAGGGCGAGTTTTGTAGAAGTGGATACCGCTTCTTTAAGGCATAATTTTAGCGCAGTCAAAAGCGTTGTCCCTAAAGACGCTTGTGTCATGGCGGTTGTCAAGGCGAACGCTTATGGGGCAGGGGCAATAAAAGCGAGCGAAATTTTTTTACAAGAAGGGGCTAATTATTTAGGGGTAGCGACCTTAGATGAAGCTTTAGAGTTGCGTTCTCATTTCCCTAAAACCCCCATTTTGATTTTAGGCTATAGCCCTAATTCTAACGCTTCCATGTTGATTGATAACGATTTGAGCGCTATGGTTTTTAGCCTTGAACAAGCGGAAGTTTTTTCTCAAATGGCTTTAAAATCTCAAAAACGCTTAAAAATTCATCTTAAAATTGATACCGGCATGCACCGCTTGGGTTTAGAGCCTAATTTTAAAAGCATAGAAATCATTAAAAAAATCCGCGCTTTAAAAGGCTTGGAAATAGAGGGGATATTCACGCATTTAAGCAACGCTGATGCTAAGATTAAAACCCATGCCAAAAACCAGATGAAAGCCTTTAACGCTTTTTTAGAGCAGCTTTTGGATCAAAAAATAGAGTTTCAATACCGCCATGCCTACAATTCCGCCGGTATCCTTTCTTTGTGTAACGGGAATGAAAATCGTTTGTTAAACCTCTATCGCCCAGGCATCATGCTCTATGGTTTTTACCCCTCTAATGGAATGAAAGAGTCGTCTCAAACGATATTAAAAAATGTTATCAGTTTAAAAGCCCGAATCGTTCAAATCAGAAGCGTTAAAAAAGGCGAATTTATTGGCTATGGCGAGCATTTTTATACCAATGAAGAGACTTTAGTGGGTGTTTTAGCTCTAGGGTATGCGGATGGGTTAGCGCGCGCTTTAGGCAATCGCATTCAAGTAGCGATCAACAACCAATCAGTCCCTCTTATTGGCAAGGTGTGCATGGATCAGTGCTTTGTCAAACTCAATAATATTCAAGCCAAAGAGGGCGATGAGGTCATCTTGTTTGGGGATAAAAGCGCTAAAGCTAATGACGCAAGCGAGATTGCTGCACTTTTAAACACCATTCCTTATGAAACTATCAGCACCCTATCCAAACGCTTGGAGCGCGTTTATATTTAA